CAAGGCTggccattacgtacgcagcaggcatgggaagggactaagcgtaacttgttttcggtaatattttttatgtgttgccaaagggcttctgcgggccgcagagaaccacttggcgggccgcatgcggcccgcgggccgctatttgcccacccctgctctagatgATGTGGAGGGTCAGAATGATGTGaaagtgtgtaaatgtgtgtgatgCTGTAAAATATCAAAGCGGTGGCAAGCAGAGGACAGGGAGAGGTTGGtgatgggtggggaggggaagctAATGTCTAATTATCAGAAAAGAGTTGGGGGGAGGAGGTTACCCGGGAAGAACTCATCTTCTCCACAGCATTTCTTAACCAAGGTTCTGGAACAAATGTGATAAATCGACCCTGGACATTGTTCATGAAGCCTTACTTCCCCTTCAATCTCATATTTCAGCCAAAAACAAGTATAAACCTGGCTTCCCTGGCGTTCAGTTGAGAGACCAAACTCTGGTCCCAGACTTTGATCGTCTGTAAACTGAGTCTGTTTTCCGTCTGATTGCAGTGTGGGACGCGTGATCATACAGACCAGACGCCCCGGCAGACGCCCTCGCCAGGACATCGACCTTTGCCAGAGCTGCTGGTCGTTTGCTGGACCCTGTATATTCCCCTCTTCACCTTCCTCCTCCACTTCCCAGCCTCTTGTGCCCCCTCCACATCTCGACACAGGGTGGTGCCCGCCTGCTGCTCGCTGTGTCCAAGTCTCTCCTCCCACTTTTCGTTGCCCACCAACCAGTGGTAGCGCCGCTCGACTGCCGCGCCGCTCCGACACGCCGCGATGGCTGTGTACCGCTCGGAAGTGCACATCCCCGTGCACAAGGACAGCCTGAGCTTCCAGGACCGCCAGATCAAGCAGTGGGGCAATGTGGAGGAGAAGATGGAGCAACGCCGGAAGCAGTGGGACGATGAGTTCGAGCGCATGAGGCAAGAGTTCTTCGTGCTGAAGCCCTCGGAGAAGCAGGCCAGCACCAACTCGCTGGCCAACGTCAGCAGCCTCAAGACGGCCTTCGAGACGGACAGCAGCGGGCGGCAGATGTTCCGCGTGCGCTTCGACGTCAGCGAGTTCAGGCCGGAGGAGGTGCAAGTGAAGGTGCAGGAGAACAAGCTCATCGTCAACGCCCGCCACGAGGAGAAGACAGCCCAGACCTCAGTCAGCCGCGAGTACAGCCGCCAGGTGGATATCCCGAATAACGTGAACCAGGATCACATGACCTGCGTGCTGAGCAAAGACGGCATCCTCACCATCGAGGGTCCGGCGGCAACTCCGGCCTTGACCCAGCGCGAGACCTTTCTGCCGGTCAAGAACGCAAGCGAAGCGCCATCCTCGCCGACCAAGACCTTGGGCGTCGGGACGCCGGTCAAGAACCCCATCGTCACGGATCCGGATGGGTCGCGGCGCATGCGCCTGACGGTGGACGTGGGAGAGTTCAGCCCGGAGGAGATCGTCGTCAAGACAACGGAGCGTAAGCTGATCGTGCACGCCGAGCACGAGGAACGCACGGCCGGCCGCACCATGCACAAAGAGTTCAACAAAGAGTACGACCTGCCAGACAGCGTGGACCCCGCCAGCATCACTGCTTACATCGGCGACGACAAGCAGCTGACCATCGAGGCGCCCATCAAGCCGGCCGTGCAGCGCAAGCTGTACCAGGTGACCCAGAGCCAGGACGTGCAGCGGGTGGTGGTCAGCAAGGACAGCTCCGTCACCATCTCCGACAGCCGCAACCGGCCAGTCGTCACCATCAGCGTCCACCGCAAGTAACTTTTTCCTCCCAATCCTTCCCCCCCACGACGCTGACAAGAAGGAGGGAGTGTGGGTAGGCGTCGCTGAGCTTcctggggaggggaggaggaaggcTGCGAGAGTTGCTGTCCTTGATGTGACTGTGAGCCACGTGAAGGTTTTGTCACCCCGGGTGTGCCCCATGCTGTAGTTGTGGAGCTGCCAACGTTCTTCAAGGCGAATCTTTCGGGTGCTGACAGAAAATTCAGACAATGGAAGGGTTTTAATCAAACGTGTCACGCTTGTGTGAATTCGGGGTGTTGCGACTTAACCTTCCTACCTGTATTGTCTGTCAAAGGGAAGAAGCGAACCATCGCCGGAAATGTGAAACCACGCTCCACCCGGAATTGTAGAAGTGAACAGGTTTGAGCTTGGAGCCAAGCTTGTCCTTGTGACTGCTTTGCTGCGACTGGATTGGAATGGAACCCCAGACTGAAATTCTTTAATTAACTTTCCTCTTCTCGCCGGCTTCTGTTGCTTAtctccatcacgtgaccagctgtaGATAAACGCTGGCATcattaattttatcttcttATTGTTGAGCGTAGGGGACACCGCCTGGTCGTGCCACAATGACATGCTTTAACAGTATCACAAAATGGTTGTTGCTAGTATCACTCAGAAGTTGTTGCTAGTATTCCCTGTTATGTTTACGATTTGTTATGTTTTGGTGTACATCCTTGTTACGAGACGAAACACAGTCTCGCATTTAGAGTCATGTTGTTAATATTAGAGCTGTCAGTTGTTGTTTAGAATGTGATATGCATATTTATGTGCTATTCTCTCCCCTCAGCTCGGCTGTCGAGTTGTCTTCCCCTTGTCTAGAGCTGCTGCTTCGTCATCACATATCATCATATAATGTTGAGTAAGCAGCTCTGGTGGAAATttgcaagtgaaaaaaaagagaagtggtaGTGTGGTAGAGCAAAGGACAGTTTTGCTTTGAAGAAAGTTCGCATCGTTGGCCTcattgaccacgtgaccactgcCATCGCCTGGCCTCAGTCCTGCCTCTGTGTATTGGTGGACGTCGTCACATGGACTTCGTGCTTGAATTCCAGAACTGAGCCAAACTTTCAGTTGTTTAAATGGTGAAATGTGTTCACCAGCCTCAGAATCATTTTGTTTGATGTGAACAGTGCAGTTCAGAGACAAAAGCGAGTAGGTGTGTCACAAGTCTTGCTTCCTCTGaatttgtaatttgttgatTCTGCTTGTGCGAGACTGTTTCATTGTAGTAACCTGTCATAAGAAGACTCATGAGTTACTGCGGTTTGTTGTCAATATTgtccatttttaaagattttcatgtcttttaaaaataattgtagtgTTTCCTGATGCTTCTGTTAGTACTAATTGCTGACAGATTCTCAGCTTCACCTAGCCAGAGAAACACATGTTCTTCGGCCTTTCTTCTCTAATCCTCTCCATCACCAATAATTCACTAATGTCAAAGAAATTTTCAGCAGATGTGTTTAGTTCCTTCTGCTTTTACCTATAAACAGATCACAGAAACCACATGAACACCAGAAAAGTATCTTTAACAAAAAGTCTGCTTTGTAGAGCTGAGCCAGGTCAACTTTTTGGAAATTTTAATGCGATCATTTAACATTGATGCATGTCACATAAAATATTGACCACCAAACATTATCCATAAAATCCCTGTGATAAAAACAATGATTGCATGTTTCCACTAAGTAAGATGGcaggaaaagatggagaaataGTTTATTAGTTATAGTCAGAATAGAGGCCATGAGGTATAGTGCTAGGATTCAGTTTGGTTCATGCTGAGAGGTTAGgagaagtgtgtttgtgtgactgttgtctgctttgttgatgcttgataaATACAATTTATGAATAAACAAATTCCATTTACCCTGAACTCCCGGAATCCTCAACAAATAATCTGACCTGCTGTATCCCAGCAGATGTAAAGGCCACTTCACTGTgattcatttgaaaaatgttcaATGTTGAACTAAAGCTTCCCTGCTGAAATGTTTTGTGATGACAATATGTCAGAAGGTATCAGTCAACTGATAAAAAAACTTACTTATAATGTAACATCAGTGGAAGTATTGTTGCACCATTGTCCGACATCTGAATTTTACCAGGCATCTTGTAGCACGTGGCACAACTTTGCCCATTCTGTTTGTGCGAACACAAtgatgcagttttgtttgtttgattgtttgtttgtttgtttgtttgtttgtttgtttgtctcaaGTCTCTGATGTAAGTTAGTTGGTTGAAGCTTTGGTTGAAGTGCGCTGCACCATCGGACATGACTGTAACATGACCTGTCCTTTGTCGCGCTTCCATAAAGGGGAAAGACACAGGTGTGGCTGAGCACCTGTCCTCAGTCCCCATGGTATGTAGCGCGCGCCTGTGTAGGACATCACTGACCATAACTGGCATTTATTGTTGTCAAACTGTAATGAAACAGTTACAACATCGTTTGACCCTTGGTTGTCGGTACTGAGAGACGCTGCGATGTGACTTCAGCTCACGACTCTGTGTAACGGTAGGAGTGTTGTGGTCTGTGGGGGCCGCCACTCCCACGCCGAGTATTACTGTTGGAACTTGTTTTGCTTTCGACGTTGTGTAGAATATTctcttcattctttctgtcttctccaGAACTTAAGTCGCTTTTAAACGTGTAATCTTTATATGCAAATCTTGTTTACTTCTGTTAGAAAATTTTGTTCGCGAATTTATTAAAATCTGAATAAGACGCATCTGCTCTGCtgtcttgtgtgtatgtgtggtgtgtgtgttcgcggtgtgtgtgtgtgtgtgcgcggtttgtgtgtgtgtgtgtggacagagtgtgtgtgcactATGCGTGTTTATGTGAAGGACGGATGATGAACCGCCCTCTTGCGCTTATTGCCAACGAAGACCCACACTGGCCACAGCAGCGTCAGCATGGCATTATGACGTATGTCTCGGTAACAGCAGCGTCAGCATGGTAATATGACGTATGTCTCTGTAACATCAGCGTCAGCATGGCAATAAATATGACGTATGTCTCGGTAACAGCAGCGTCAGAATCTCTCTTTTACGACATTCAGCCTCGTGTGTCGACAGTTCACCGAGGTGAAGCCGATGAGCACCAGGATGAAAACTGCGTTCTACAGACACGCGGAATGCTCAAGGCACTTCTCATCGCTCTGATCCTCCCCCAGTCGTTATTCTAGTTTGACTTGCCTGTCAAGGTGCGATAATCTTGTCGGTGAAGGGTCGCAACCCTCTGGAGCTTAAAAAACCTTCCTTGTAATGCTCCGCAAAATCTCAAGATTCGGCGAAAATACCCTTCGCCCTCAACAAATACCTGCTGGGTCGAGCTATCTACAACTGACATACAGTCTCTTCTTTCTGATACGCATACCTGTATgggtgcctgtgtgtgtgtgatggataCATGTATgggtgcctgtgtgtgtgtgtgtgtgacggatACATGTATGAGCgtctgtgtgtgtcagtgtgtgtgtgttagtatgtATACGTGCATGCGTGTGATTTCAAGAGCAATGCCACGAGTGATATGTTAAGTGCCAAGATATTTTTCAGCTGCGTTCTCGGTTGTGCTGCTGTTGCCGAGGCTTGCTTTACATGTTTAATTAATTACTTTGCTGGGACTGTTTGTTTGACAAACGTAAACAGCGATAActcatgtttattttgctttcgtCAGAAACTTTCTGTGGTGAGTTCTTTAGCCTGTGTAGACCTTTCTTTTTGCCATCAGTAGGATGCTGACTTTAAATGTCCATTCAAACCGCATTaatgcaaaaacagaaaaaaatgatgttctGGGCCAAGAAAGGATGCTTTGAGGTTGTTACTAAAACTTCGGAATGTGTATTTATTCGCGGACTGTTACGTCCCCTGTAaaacattatctccctttctgtGGAAACCAGTGAGCGGACAGAATAATCGCCCTCGAGAGACTGAGTCACTTCATTAACACTATCTCCTCTACCCTCCCTCATTTCCTAGCAAAGATCTCGATTACCATATCTAACTGCAAATATCCCCGCTAGCAAACTGTAAGCGTAAGCTGTCAAGAAGGAGGGAGTGTGGGTAGGCGTCGCTCAGCTTcctgggtggggaggaggaaggagagtTGCTGTCCCTGATGTGACTGTGAGCCACGTGAAGGTTTTGTCACCCCGGGTGTGCCCCATGCTGCAGTTGTGGAGCTGCCAACGTTCTTCAAGGCTGATCTTTCGGGTGCTGACAGAAAATTCAGACAACAGATGGAAGGTTTTAATCAAACGTGTCACGCTTGTGTGAATTCGGGGTGTTGCGACTTAACCTTCCTACCTGTATTGTCTGTCAAAGGAAAGAATCGAACCATCGCCCGAAATGTGAAACCACGCTCCACCCGGAATTGTAGAAGTGAACAGGTTTGAGCTTGGAGCCAAGCTTGTCCTTGTGACTGCTTTGCTGCGACTGGACTGGAATGAAACCCCAGACTGACAGTCTTTAACTTTCCTCTTCTCGCCGGCTTCTGTTGCTTCtctccatcacgtgaccagctgtaGATAAACGCTGGCATCATTAATTTTATCTTCTAATTGTTGAGCGTAGGGGACACCGCCTGGTCGTGCCACAATGACATGCTTTAAGAGTATCACAAAGTGATTGTTGCTAGTATCACTCAGATCTCGATTACCATATCTAACTGCAAATATCCCCGCTAGCAAACTGTAAGCGTAAGCTTTTAATTAGCTAAATTAAACAGATATGTCCTTCTAATGATTATGTCAACGCTCACGATACCGTTAGAGTGAGCAGCATCCATCATACGTATAAGAAGAGATGCACAGGTAAGTCACCCAAGACTGACAATCCCCGGCTATGAAAGGGAACGAAGTGACTTTTTTTAGTCCCTCCCAGTCATCTCCCAGACCGTTCCATCCTACATTGTGTCTCGCCCCGTCGCTCATTTTGTGGGCTGAAGACTAACCGACTTCCTAGCCTCTACCCGACAGCAGTCCACCCGTCCCTATAAACTCTCCCCGCCTCACACTCTACCCTCTCTGTGGACTCGAACCCTGTGTCAGACAAGCGATGTTTCCTGCTGAACACGCGCTCAAGTACGTGCATGGGCGTCTTCCGTGATTCCCGGGGGAGCTGCTGATCCCTGCCAGCAACGTGCGTGTATCGCAATCCTCCCTGCCTTGGCACCGCGCCTCTCCTAATGGGCTTTCACCTGTGCCTCAGGTATGGTGTTCATTTCTCCTCTAGGGATTTCACTTTCTTGGGTATTCTGCCGTAGTTATCGTGTTACATCAGGGagatctgataaaaaaaatgtcgataCATGAATGTAGGCGCAAGTGGACATAATAGCTCGTGTCTCGCTGCCAAAAGGAGCGGGtgaggaaagaaggaataaaacgAACCCTCGTGAAATCTCGGCAGGTAAAAGTCATCTTCAAATGTACATCCCCCAGATGACGTCAGAGGCTACATCAGACCGATATGCGTTATCGTTCTGTCATGTGACCTTTGGAGAAAGTCTCCAATGTATTCCACCAAGAATACCTCCAGGGCACCACAGGTTCTACGGCCACGGCGCTTTGTGAGAGATCATAACTATgccacgcacacacagatatctgGAAGCTGTTTGAGGTGGAGTAGGGTGGATCTGAACAGCTTCGTCAGCAAGTTGTAATGTGAGCAGTTGGTTTGGTCTAGGTTGTGTGTGTActcgcgcgtgcatgtgtgtaggtgcgtgcatgtgtttgttgtttcgACAAGGTTCGCGACTGTCGTCTGTGAATATCACAGAAAATATGGTGACCGTGGTGTAGTCTTGTTTGCTGGAACGACGCAAGACTCGACCAGCCAACCAACAGCAAACGTGGCCAGCTGGCCGTTCTTAAGAGCAAAGTACTGAAACATCAAACATCTCAAGTGCCTCAAAGTCGAAATGTATGATCAAATCTACTGTCAAAAAAGTTTGGACTTACACAGCAAGATTGAACCATGGGATGTAAGGAGCCGAGTCTAAACTTTGCATTCGTGCAAGTGCCTGTGGACGTGACAAACACGTGACCCTCGGCGAACCTTTGAAGAGAACCAATCACGACCCACGAACATCCGTGTGGCGCTGGCGTCGGGTTTCTATCGTGCCAGTCATTGCCGAAGATGATGTCTTCAACACACTTAGGGTTTTCGTCCCCTTCTCCAGATGTCTTCAACCGGTGGGTGTCGCTGATACCCTTGCTCTCGTTACCATGGCAACTTCATGGCTACTACGCGACAGAttgtagttttttgttgttttttttacccgaggccgtagttataaagcgagaGTAAGTTATTCTTCTCTgagcaaaatggggaactcaagaaGAATTGTCCTTTTtcgaagttataaagtggtgtctaGACCCCTAcctcatgtttctttacctcaCCTTTGCCATCGTtttataactacggccccaTGAGTAAAACAACACTTGTGGGGTCCGGACACCCCTTTATAATGTTTTGAAACAAGATCTTGAGTTCCCCGTTTTGCCCCAGACTAGTGACTTatcctcgcttcataactatcGCCTGGGGTTTACCTGGACGAGATAAACTGTCCAGTGTTCCCTTTATGGGAGAGAAACCCAGACAACATGGAAACgtcttattaatattataatataatataatattataataattatataacatGGTTGTAGAAACATTTTACACTGTAAAATGCTCCATTTTAAAAACCTTTAGATgagtacaaataaatatttaatactaAGACATTTCACATACTATAACAGCGAAGACAACATTTCAACTGAAACTTtgggaaaatgttttgttagcGCGTAAAAAAATACCTTTCCACATCCACCTTGAATTGTCGCAaagtgcacagaaaaaaaaccaacagttACTTTCTCTTTTTAGCTTTCAAAGCCACCCGATCACTTGGCCAGTCGCATGTTCCTATGTGGTGCCAGACAGTCCTGGGCAAGGTGCAGCTAAACATAGCTGGTCTGACACCTTTTCAGCATCTGTGTGTGTCATCGTGCTTTCTGAGTCACGACCATGTTGTTTTTcaaagcacacatacacagacaccgTTTGTTCCcagattcctctttgtgtcttttgtttttgccttttgtTACTTGTCTGCATCGTTCTGTCTCCTTTCAATgcttcgtattctgtccatgtctccttctTGTCTCACGCGCTGAGAGCACGTCCTTCTGATGGCGACAATGTGCTGTATAAATCCCACTTTGTGACActgttattaaatataaaaatacacagagAGAAGCTAGACAGGAATGAGTTATCCTTGACATCTGATGTCGTGGCTGCTCTCGTTTTGACTAAATGGACAACGGCGTGAATGTACCTGAGATGTCACGGTCACATTTCACATGTCACATGTCATGACCGTCCGTGCAGGAAGTCATAACACCACGTGACTCCACATAAGATGGCATGAGTCTCCACGAAGTATGACATGGTTTCCGTGCTACTTGGCACATTTTCCACACCATACAAAATACAGATTTCCCATGCACAGCACCGTGACATACCATTAGCGGTTTTGGTGTACTACTGACTGTGGTGTGAGTCCAAGAAAGTTATTATTAGAGCATTACTAGAGCTGGGCACGTGTATAAACTATTTGTTTATTCGACCAAACCTCGATCTTGAGACGACTTACAAAGTAGGATTGTTGCTATTACTGAAAATAGCTTGAAATTGATTTCCGAGGACTACAGAATCGTATTACCCTTTGTATTAGTA
This is a stretch of genomic DNA from Pomacea canaliculata isolate SZHN2017 linkage group LG3, ASM307304v1, whole genome shotgun sequence. It encodes these proteins:
- the LOC112560150 gene encoding small heat shock protein p36-like, with product MAVYRSEVHIPVHKDSLSFQDRQIKQWGNVEEKMEQRRKQWDDEFERMRQEFFVLKPSEKQASTNSLANVSSLKTAFETDSSGRQMFRVRFDVSEFRPEEVQVKVQENKLIVNARHEEKTAQTSVSREYSRQVDIPNNVNQDHMTCVLSKDGILTIEGPAATPALTQRETFLPVKNASEAPSSPTKTLGVGTPVKNPIVTDPDGSRRMRLTVDVGEFSPEEIVVKTTERKLIVHAEHEERTAGRTMHKEFNKEYDLPDSVDPASITAYIGDDKQLTIEAPIKPAVQRKLYQVTQSQDVQRVVVSKDSSVTISDSRNRPVVTISVHRK